The following coding sequences are from one Carettochelys insculpta isolate YL-2023 chromosome 5, ASM3395843v1, whole genome shotgun sequence window:
- the LOC142013343 gene encoding uncharacterized protein LOC142013343, translating to MLLLLSLFPLPLLPPVPVLLLLLLLLHASCFLRPSGRQPQTLQVRSQPFALDYWLT from the coding sequence ATGCTGTTGCTACTGTCACTGTTCCCTCTGCCGCTGCTGCCGCCAGTCCCGGTTTTGcttttgcttctgcttctgctgcacGCCAGTTGTTTTCTTCGTCCGAGTGGACGCCAGCCTCAGACGCTCCAGGTGAGGAGCCAGCCTTTCGCTCTGGACTATTGGCTCACTTAA